A DNA window from Bacillaceae bacterium S4-13-56 contains the following coding sequences:
- a CDS encoding carboxylesterase, whose translation MKIKKPEPFTFKAGNRAVLLLHGFTGHSADVRMLGRFLQDKGYTCHAPIYRGHGAPPEQLIESRPEEWWEDVQNALSHLKELGHEEIAVAGLSLGGVLSLKLAYSEAMKGVVTMCAPMFFDNEEQLTKGFKQFAKEYKQLERKSEDEIERELKELMDNSKEVFHELGRLIQEVNDNLDLIYTPTFVVQARKDRMINTESAQYIYEHVEADHKEIKWYENSGHVITMDQEKEQLHEDIYQFLESLEWSDKE comes from the coding sequence ATGAAGATTAAAAAACCTGAGCCGTTTACTTTTAAAGCGGGTAATCGGGCAGTTTTACTATTACATGGATTTACAGGACATTCAGCGGATGTACGGATGCTGGGTCGATTTTTGCAAGATAAAGGATATACGTGTCATGCGCCAATTTACAGAGGGCATGGGGCACCTCCAGAGCAACTTATTGAATCAAGGCCAGAGGAATGGTGGGAGGATGTTCAGAACGCTCTTAGTCATTTAAAAGAACTGGGCCATGAGGAAATTGCAGTAGCGGGGCTGTCCCTTGGTGGAGTTCTTAGTCTCAAACTTGCATACTCAGAGGCTATGAAAGGGGTAGTTACGATGTGTGCCCCAATGTTTTTTGATAATGAAGAGCAATTAACAAAAGGCTTTAAGCAATTTGCAAAAGAATATAAGCAACTAGAAAGAAAGTCAGAAGATGAAATAGAAAGAGAATTAAAGGAGTTAATGGATAACTCAAAAGAAGTTTTCCATGAGTTAGGTAGGCTTATTCAGGAAGTGAATGATAATTTAGACTTGATTTATACTCCAACATTTGTGGTTCAAGCACGGAAAGACCGAATGATTAATACGGAAAGTGCTCAATATATATATGAACACGTAGAGGCTGATCACAAGGAAATTAAATGGTATGAAAACTCCGGACATGTGATCACGATGGATCAAGAAAAAGAACAGCTCCATGAAGACATCTATCAGTTTTTAGAATCACTTGAATGGTCGGATAAGGAATAG